From a single Shewanella donghaensis genomic region:
- the thiL gene encoding thiamine-phosphate kinase → MKEFQLIEQFFRDKGQQRRDVHLGIGDDCALVQPAENKSIAISCDTLVENIHFLPTMPAHELGYKSVAVNLSDLAAMGADPAWMTLALTLPDVDNEWLAEFSQGLFEAADYYSVSLIGGDTTRGPRCINITIHGQVPTGKALTRSGAKIGDWIYVTGTLGDSALGLDILLGNKVVDAQYKEFLINRHYHPTPRILAGQALRSLATSAIDLSDGLYSDIKHVLKASNVGAIIDVNELPISTSLRESADVDEAISYALTGGEDYELLFTVPESQRGALDIALIHSGVKFVKIGQICAGDKLRLVSAGAPYELDINSFEHF, encoded by the coding sequence GTGAAAGAATTCCAACTTATCGAACAATTTTTCCGTGATAAAGGTCAACAGCGTCGAGATGTGCATTTAGGCATTGGCGATGATTGTGCATTAGTGCAACCAGCGGAAAATAAATCAATTGCTATATCTTGCGATACCCTCGTTGAAAATATCCATTTCCTTCCTACGATGCCTGCACATGAGCTCGGTTATAAATCAGTTGCGGTTAACTTATCTGATCTTGCCGCTATGGGCGCAGATCCAGCTTGGATGACACTGGCACTTACGTTACCTGATGTTGATAATGAATGGTTAGCAGAATTCAGCCAAGGCCTTTTTGAAGCTGCTGATTATTACAGTGTCAGCCTCATTGGTGGTGATACGACTCGCGGGCCTCGTTGTATTAATATTACTATTCATGGCCAAGTTCCGACAGGTAAAGCCTTAACCCGCAGTGGTGCTAAAATTGGTGATTGGATTTACGTCACTGGTACATTAGGTGATTCAGCATTAGGTCTGGATATCTTGTTAGGTAACAAGGTTGTTGATGCGCAATACAAAGAATTTTTAATCAATCGTCATTATCATCCCACTCCACGAATATTAGCAGGGCAAGCTTTACGCTCACTTGCGACCAGTGCGATTGATTTATCTGATGGTTTATATTCAGATATTAAACATGTTTTAAAAGCATCGAATGTTGGGGCTATTATTGATGTTAATGAGCTACCTATATCGACATCATTACGTGAGTCTGCTGACGTAGATGAAGCGATTAGCTACGCACTTACAGGTGGTGAAGATTATGAGCTATTATTTACCGTACCTGAATCTCAACGTGGTGCTTTAGATATTGCGTTAATTCATTCCGGCGTCAAGTTTGTCAAAATTGGTCAAATTTGTGCTGGTGATAAATTACGCCTTGTTTCTGCAGGCGCTCCTTATGAGTTAGATATTAACAGTTTTGAGCATTTCTAA
- the nusB gene encoding transcription antitermination factor NusB gives MKPSERRKARRLAVQAIYSWQLSKNNVADVEHEFLTEQNINGVDVAYFRELLSGVASKATQLDDLLKPHLDRDIEDVSPVEKAIVRLSAYELTYRKDVPFKVAINEGIELAKAFGADDSHKFVNGMLDKLVTRK, from the coding sequence ATGAAGCCTTCAGAGCGCCGCAAGGCACGCCGTTTAGCTGTTCAAGCTATTTATTCATGGCAGTTAAGCAAGAACAATGTTGCTGATGTTGAACATGAATTTTTAACTGAGCAAAACATTAACGGTGTTGATGTAGCTTATTTTCGTGAATTGCTATCAGGTGTAGCCTCGAAAGCAACTCAACTTGATGATCTGCTAAAGCCTCATTTAGATCGTGATATTGAAGATGTATCACCAGTTGAGAAAGCCATTGTGCGTTTATCAGCTTATGAATTAACGTATCGTAAAGATGTGCCTTTTAAAGTGGCCATCAATGAAGGTATCGAATTAGCGAAAGCGTTTGGTGCTGACGATAGTCATAAGTTTGTCAATGGTATGCTAGATAAGCTTGTTACTCGTAAGTAA
- the ribH gene encoding 6,7-dimethyl-8-ribityllumazine synthase, with product MIVVEGNIEAKNAKVAIVVSRFNSFLVESLLDGALDTLKRLGQVNDDNITVVRVPGAVELPLAARRIAASGKFDGIVALGAVIRGGTPHFDLVAGECNKGLAQVALEFDIPVSFGVLTTDTIEQAIERSGTKAGNKGTEAALGLLEMVNVLQELEQQLV from the coding sequence ATGATCGTAGTTGAAGGTAATATCGAAGCAAAAAATGCCAAAGTGGCGATCGTAGTATCGCGTTTCAACAGTTTTCTTGTTGAGAGTCTGCTTGATGGCGCATTAGACACACTAAAACGTTTAGGTCAGGTAAATGACGACAACATTACTGTTGTTCGTGTTCCTGGCGCTGTTGAATTACCACTTGCTGCACGTCGAATTGCTGCTAGTGGAAAATTTGACGGTATTGTTGCACTTGGTGCAGTGATTCGTGGTGGTACTCCGCATTTTGATTTAGTTGCTGGTGAATGTAACAAGGGTCTTGCTCAAGTCGCTTTAGAGTTTGATATCCCAGTTTCATTTGGCGTTTTAACCACAGATACCATCGAGCAAGCAATTGAACGCTCTGGTACTAAAGCTGGTAACAAGGGCACAGAAGCTGCACTTGGTTTACTAGAAATGGTTAACGTTCTGCAAGAATTAGAACAACAGTTAGTATAG
- the ribBA gene encoding bifunctional 3,4-dihydroxy-2-butanone-4-phosphate synthase/GTP cyclohydrolase II: MALHTIEEIIEDIRQGKMVILMDDEDRENEGDLIMAADKVTPEAINFMATFGRGLICQTMTKERCQQLNLPLMVTNNNAQFSTNFTISIEAATGVTTGISAHDRAVTVQAAAAKDAKASDLVQPGHIFPLMAKDGGVLTRAGHTEAGCDLARLAGCEPSGVIVEILNDDGTMARCPDLEIFSKKHGIKMGTIADLIEYRNTKETTVVREAECKLPTRFGEFNMVTFRDTIDNQLHYALVKGNVEADCLVRVHLQNTFNDLLHSERDQKRSWPLEKAMERIANDGGVLVLLGNREHSSDMLAKVKAFEAEDNGQAPASAKWEGTSRQVGVGSQILSSLGVSTMRLLSSPKRYHSLSGFGLEVTDYIAE, from the coding sequence ATGGCATTACATACTATAGAAGAGATCATCGAAGATATTCGCCAAGGTAAGATGGTTATCTTGATGGACGATGAAGACAGAGAGAACGAAGGTGATCTTATCATGGCGGCTGATAAGGTCACGCCTGAAGCCATTAACTTTATGGCGACTTTTGGCCGTGGACTGATTTGCCAAACGATGACGAAAGAGCGTTGCCAGCAGTTAAATCTGCCTTTAATGGTGACCAATAACAATGCTCAGTTCTCAACTAATTTTACTATTTCAATTGAAGCTGCAACGGGTGTGACTACGGGTATATCTGCTCATGACCGCGCTGTAACAGTACAAGCCGCTGCAGCGAAAGATGCTAAAGCTTCTGATTTAGTGCAACCAGGTCATATCTTTCCACTGATGGCAAAAGATGGCGGAGTATTAACTCGCGCCGGTCATACAGAAGCGGGTTGTGACTTAGCGCGTTTAGCCGGTTGTGAGCCATCAGGTGTAATTGTTGAAATCTTAAATGATGATGGCACCATGGCGCGTTGCCCTGATTTAGAAATTTTCAGTAAAAAGCACGGCATTAAAATGGGCACAATTGCGGACTTAATTGAGTATCGCAATACCAAAGAAACCACCGTTGTGCGTGAAGCTGAATGCAAGCTACCTACTCGTTTCGGTGAGTTCAATATGGTGACCTTTAGAGACACTATTGATAACCAACTTCATTATGCTTTGGTTAAAGGTAACGTTGAAGCTGATTGCTTAGTGCGAGTGCATTTACAAAACACCTTTAATGACTTATTGCACTCTGAGCGCGACCAAAAACGCAGCTGGCCACTTGAAAAAGCAATGGAACGTATTGCCAATGATGGTGGTGTCTTAGTGCTATTGGGTAACAGAGAACACTCAAGTGATATGCTCGCAAAAGTGAAAGCTTTTGAAGCTGAAGACAATGGACAAGCTCCAGCATCAGCGAAGTGGGAAGGAACTTCTCGCCAAGTTGGCGTAGGTTCACAAATTCTTTCAAGTTTAGGTGTGAGCACCATGCGGTTACTAAGTTCGCCTAAGCGGTACCATTCTCTTTCAGGGTTTGGTTTAGAAGTAACTGATTATATTGCAGAATAA
- a CDS encoding riboflavin synthase, whose protein sequence is MFTGIIEALGSLRKIERKGDDIRLTVASGKLDLSDVKLGDSIATNGVCLTVVQCLADGYVADVSAETVALTGFAKYNVGQKVNLEKAVMPTTRLGGHMVSGHVDGIATVEQRLVRGQAIEFWLAAPAELSRYIAHKGSITIDGVSLTVNEVDHHRFRLTIVPHTASETTLLALQAGHSVNIEVDLIARYLERLMKVEEKSSSKGGVTMEMLASAGFMR, encoded by the coding sequence ATGTTTACCGGGATTATTGAAGCACTAGGATCATTGAGAAAGATTGAACGTAAAGGCGATGATATTCGTCTTACGGTTGCCAGTGGCAAGCTTGACTTATCTGATGTGAAATTGGGCGACAGCATTGCAACTAATGGTGTTTGTTTAACCGTGGTGCAATGCCTTGCTGATGGTTATGTCGCAGACGTATCGGCTGAAACTGTCGCATTGACGGGTTTTGCTAAATATAACGTTGGCCAGAAAGTAAACCTGGAAAAAGCGGTCATGCCTACGACGCGTTTGGGCGGACATATGGTTAGTGGCCATGTTGATGGTATCGCCACCGTTGAACAACGTTTGGTACGTGGGCAAGCTATTGAATTTTGGCTGGCAGCCCCTGCAGAATTATCTCGCTATATCGCTCACAAAGGCTCGATAACCATTGATGGTGTAAGCTTGACCGTTAACGAGGTTGATCATCATCGATTCAGACTAACGATTGTGCCGCACACCGCATCAGAAACCACTTTATTAGCTTTACAAGCGGGTCATAGCGTCAACATTGAAGTTGACCTTATTGCACGTTATTTAGAACGTTTAATGAAAGTAGAAGAAAAATCATCCTCGAAGGGTGGGGTCACAATGGAAATGTTGGCAAGCGCTGGATTTATGCGATAA
- the ribD gene encoding bifunctional diaminohydroxyphosphoribosylaminopyrimidine deaminase/5-amino-6-(5-phosphoribosylamino)uracil reductase RibD, with product MPQWSTFDIEMMSLAISLAEKGRYTTRPNPNVGCVMVVDGKIIGQGFHIKAGGPHAEIHALQDVEARQLQHLLPKATAYVTLEPCSHFGRTPPCAKALIEANVARVVVSQMDANPQVSGNGIRMLEAAGIKVDVGLLTESASKLNIGFMKRMTTGFPEVTVKLAASIDGKTALSNGVSKWITGPEARADVQKLRARHCALVTGVETILADDPSLNVRYEQLGCLTDKLSFEDVKQPLRVVLDSRARLTSNFKLFSIETPILLVSCVDYPTKVSQEFNNHVSCITIGANADGRVDLHALFSYLGKQCNSVLIEAGACLAGSVIQNNLADNLYLYQAMKILGSHGRNLMQLDDYQTMEQIPDVELVDSRRVGADQRMIFNLNSPAS from the coding sequence ATGCCTCAATGGTCAACGTTTGATATTGAAATGATGAGCCTTGCGATTTCTTTAGCTGAAAAAGGTCGCTACACCACACGCCCAAATCCAAATGTGGGTTGTGTCATGGTCGTTGATGGTAAAATTATTGGGCAAGGTTTTCATATCAAAGCAGGCGGCCCTCATGCTGAAATCCATGCTTTACAAGATGTTGAAGCCCGTCAATTGCAGCACCTGCTCCCCAAAGCCACAGCCTATGTCACTCTTGAGCCTTGTAGTCACTTTGGACGAACGCCGCCATGTGCTAAAGCATTAATTGAAGCTAACGTTGCTCGTGTGGTTGTTTCGCAGATGGACGCTAACCCGCAAGTGTCGGGAAATGGTATTCGCATGCTTGAAGCTGCTGGTATTAAAGTTGATGTTGGGCTATTGACTGAATCAGCAAGTAAATTAAATATCGGCTTTATGAAGCGGATGACCACAGGATTTCCTGAGGTTACTGTGAAACTTGCGGCCAGTATTGATGGTAAAACGGCGTTATCTAATGGCGTATCAAAGTGGATTACAGGGCCTGAAGCTAGAGCTGATGTTCAAAAACTTAGGGCGCGTCATTGTGCTCTTGTTACCGGTGTAGAAACGATATTAGCCGATGACCCGTCACTCAATGTGCGCTATGAACAGCTGGGATGTTTAACTGACAAGTTATCATTCGAAGATGTTAAGCAACCTTTAAGAGTCGTGCTCGACAGCAGAGCAAGGCTTACTAGCAACTTTAAGTTGTTTAGTATTGAAACCCCCATTTTACTTGTTTCTTGTGTCGACTATCCGACTAAAGTGAGCCAAGAATTTAACAATCATGTTAGTTGTATCACTATTGGCGCAAATGCCGATGGACGAGTCGATTTACATGCGTTATTTAGTTACTTAGGTAAACAGTGTAACTCCGTTCTGATCGAAGCTGGCGCCTGTTTAGCGGGCAGTGTTATACAGAATAATTTGGCTGATAATCTTTATTTATACCAAGCAATGAAAATATTAGGTAGCCATGGTCGTAATTTGATGCAACTAGATGATTATCAAACTATGGAACAGATTCCTGATGTAGAATTAGTTGATTCGCGCAGGGTTGGTGCAGATCAACGCATGATTTTTAATCTTAATTCGCCAGCGAGTTAA
- the nrdR gene encoding transcriptional regulator NrdR, whose protein sequence is MHCPFCSATDTKVIDSRLVADGHQVRRRRECTECHERFTTFEGAELVMPRVIKQDGTRQPFDEDKLRGGMLRAVEKRPVSIDQIEQALTKIKSTLRATGEREIDSAMIGNLMMDQLMILDKVAYIRFASVYRAFEDVSQFGEAIAKLQK, encoded by the coding sequence ATGCATTGCCCATTTTGTAGCGCGACAGATACGAAGGTTATTGATTCACGATTGGTGGCTGACGGCCATCAAGTGAGACGTCGTCGGGAATGTACCGAGTGTCATGAACGTTTTACCACTTTTGAAGGCGCTGAGTTAGTCATGCCTCGAGTGATTAAACAAGATGGCACTCGTCAGCCGTTTGATGAAGATAAATTGCGAGGCGGCATGTTACGTGCTGTTGAAAAACGCCCAGTTTCAATTGATCAAATTGAACAAGCGTTAACTAAAATCAAATCGACACTTCGAGCGACTGGTGAACGAGAAATTGATTCAGCCATGATCGGTAACCTGATGATGGACCAACTGATGATTTTAGATAAGGTTGCTTACATTCGTTTTGCATCGGTTTATCGTGCATTTGAAGATGTCTCCCAATTTGGTGAAGCTATTGCCAAACTGCAAAAGTAA
- the glyA gene encoding serine hydroxymethyltransferase, producing the protein MLKKAMNIADYDPQLFQAIQDETRRQEEHIELIASENYTSPRVLEAQGSQLTNKYAEGYPGKRYYGGCEHVDIAEELAISRAKELFGATYANVQPHSGSQANSAVFMALLEGGDTVLGMSLAHGGHLTHGSHVSFSGKLYNAVQYGIDETTGKIDYSEVERLAVEHKPKMIIAGFSAYSGIIDWGKFREIADKVGAYLFVDMAHVAGLVAAGIYPNPLPHAHVVTTTTHKTLAGPRGGLILSAINDEAIYKKLNSAVFPGGQGGPLMHVIAAKAVAFKEALDPEFTTYQEQVVANAKVMAKTFIERGYDVVSGGTDNHLFLLDLISKDMTGKDADAALGNANITVNKNSVPNDPRSPFVTSGLRIGSPAITRRGFTEAESIELTHWMCDVLDDISNEATIERVKAQVLELCAKFPVYG; encoded by the coding sequence ATGCTAAAGAAAGCTATGAATATCGCGGATTACGATCCTCAACTGTTTCAAGCCATTCAAGATGAAACTCGTCGCCAAGAAGAGCATATCGAGTTAATTGCATCAGAAAACTATACCAGCCCGCGTGTTCTTGAAGCACAAGGTTCACAGTTAACCAATAAGTATGCTGAAGGTTATCCTGGAAAGCGTTATTACGGCGGTTGTGAGCATGTCGATATTGCTGAAGAATTAGCTATCTCTCGTGCAAAAGAATTATTTGGCGCAACATACGCTAACGTTCAACCACATTCAGGCTCTCAAGCAAACTCTGCAGTATTTATGGCGCTTTTAGAAGGTGGCGATACTGTTTTAGGTATGAGCTTAGCCCATGGCGGTCATTTAACTCATGGTTCACACGTGAGCTTTTCTGGTAAATTATACAATGCAGTTCAATACGGTATTGACGAAACGACGGGTAAAATTGATTACTCAGAAGTTGAACGTTTAGCTGTTGAACATAAGCCTAAAATGATTATTGCTGGCTTTAGTGCATATTCTGGCATCATTGATTGGGGCAAGTTCCGCGAAATCGCTGATAAAGTGGGTGCTTACTTATTCGTTGATATGGCACACGTTGCAGGCCTTGTGGCTGCGGGTATCTACCCGAACCCACTGCCACATGCACACGTTGTTACAACGACTACCCATAAAACACTTGCAGGTCCTCGTGGTGGTTTGATTCTGTCAGCTATCAATGACGAAGCTATTTACAAAAAGCTTAACTCAGCAGTATTCCCTGGTGGTCAAGGTGGCCCGTTAATGCACGTTATCGCTGCTAAAGCGGTTGCATTTAAAGAAGCATTAGACCCAGAGTTCACCACTTACCAAGAACAAGTCGTTGCTAATGCTAAAGTGATGGCGAAAACCTTCATTGAACGTGGCTATGACGTTGTTTCTGGTGGAACTGATAACCACTTATTCTTACTTGATTTAATCAGCAAGGATATGACGGGTAAAGATGCTGATGCTGCTTTAGGCAATGCAAATATCACTGTGAACAAAAACTCAGTACCTAATGATCCACGTTCTCCATTTGTTACTTCTGGTTTACGTATCGGTTCTCCTGCAATCACACGTCGTGGTTTCACTGAAGCTGAATCAATTGAGTTAACTCACTGGATGTGTGATGTATTAGATGATATTTCTAATGAAGCAACTATCGAACGTGTTAAGGCTCAAGTACTTGAATTATGCGCTAAGTTCCCTGTTTACGGTTAA
- the ettA gene encoding energy-dependent translational throttle protein EttA — MAQFVYSMLRVGKIVPPKKQILKDISLSFFPGAKIGVLGLNGSGKSTLLRIMAGLDTEIEGEARPMQDLKIGYLPQEPKLDESQTVREAIEEAVSEAKNALTRLDEVYALYAEPDADFDALAKEQGQLEAIIQSQDAHNLEMVLERAANALRLPDWDEKIEVLSGGERRRVAICRLLLEKPDMLLLDEPTNHLDAESVAWLERFLQDYTGTVVAITHDRYFLDNAAGWILELDRGEGIPWEGNYSSWLEQKDARLQQESSTESARQKTIQKELEWVRQGAKGRQSKGKARMARFEELNTNDYQKRNETNELFIPPGPRLGDKVIEVNNLTKSYGDRVLIDNLTFAVPKGAIVGIIGANGAGKSTLFKMISGAEQPDSGSIEIGESVQIASVEQFRDSMNDKNTVWQEISDGQDIMRINNTEIPSRAYVGRFNFRGGDQQKIIGTLSGGERNRVHLAKLLQAGGNVLLLDEPTNDLDVETLRALEEALLEFPGCAMVISHDRWFLDRVATHILDYRDEGQVNFYEGNYTEYTAWMKENLGAEAIEPHRLKYKRIAK, encoded by the coding sequence ATGGCTCAATTCGTTTATAGTATGCTGCGGGTAGGAAAGATTGTTCCGCCTAAGAAACAAATCCTCAAAGATATTTCACTGAGTTTTTTCCCTGGCGCCAAAATTGGTGTGCTTGGTTTAAACGGTTCAGGTAAGTCTACCTTGCTTCGTATCATGGCTGGTTTAGATACTGAAATTGAAGGTGAAGCGCGTCCGATGCAAGACCTTAAAATCGGCTATCTTCCTCAAGAACCTAAACTTGATGAATCGCAAACAGTACGTGAAGCGATTGAAGAAGCGGTTAGTGAAGCTAAAAATGCCCTCACCCGTCTTGATGAAGTCTACGCACTTTATGCTGAGCCTGATGCTGACTTTGACGCCTTAGCAAAAGAGCAAGGTCAACTAGAAGCCATCATCCAATCTCAAGATGCCCATAATCTTGAAATGGTATTAGAGCGCGCTGCAAACGCATTACGCCTGCCTGATTGGGATGAAAAAATTGAAGTGCTTTCAGGTGGTGAACGCCGCCGTGTGGCAATATGCCGTCTTCTTTTAGAAAAGCCAGACATGTTGCTGCTTGATGAACCAACCAACCATTTGGATGCAGAATCTGTTGCCTGGCTTGAACGCTTCTTACAAGATTACACTGGCACCGTTGTTGCCATTACCCATGATAGATACTTCTTGGATAATGCAGCAGGTTGGATTTTAGAGCTCGACCGTGGCGAAGGTATTCCATGGGAAGGTAACTACTCTTCATGGCTTGAGCAAAAAGATGCTCGCCTGCAACAAGAATCATCTACTGAAAGCGCACGCCAAAAAACCATTCAAAAAGAATTAGAATGGGTTCGCCAAGGGGCAAAGGGTCGTCAATCTAAAGGCAAGGCACGTATGGCCCGCTTTGAAGAATTGAACACTAATGACTACCAAAAACGAAATGAAACCAATGAATTATTCATTCCACCAGGACCACGTTTAGGCGATAAGGTTATTGAAGTAAATAACCTGACTAAGTCATACGGTGACCGAGTATTAATTGATAATCTCACCTTCGCTGTGCCTAAAGGCGCGATTGTCGGCATTATTGGTGCTAACGGCGCGGGTAAATCGACACTGTTCAAGATGATTTCTGGTGCAGAACAACCAGATTCTGGCAGCATTGAAATCGGTGAATCAGTTCAGATTGCCTCTGTTGAACAGTTCCGTGATTCAATGAATGATAAGAATACTGTCTGGCAAGAAATCTCCGATGGTCAAGACATCATGCGGATCAATAATACTGAAATTCCAAGTCGTGCCTATGTTGGCCGCTTTAATTTCCGTGGTGGCGATCAGCAAAAAATCATTGGCACTCTTTCAGGTGGTGAACGTAATCGTGTTCATTTAGCTAAGCTATTACAAGCTGGCGGCAACGTACTATTACTCGATGAGCCCACCAATGACTTGGATGTTGAAACTTTGCGAGCACTAGAGGAAGCCTTATTAGAATTCCCAGGTTGTGCCATGGTTATTTCTCATGACCGTTGGTTCCTGGATAGAGTGGCAACACACATTCTAGATTACCGCGATGAAGGCCAAGTTAACTTCTATGAAGGTAACTACACTGAATACACTGCCTGGATGAAAGAAAATCTTGGCGCAGAAGCTATTGAGCCACATCGCTTGAAGTACAAACGTATCGCTAAATAA
- a CDS encoding efflux RND transporter periplasmic adaptor subunit, which produces MKKLLPILIICSLLAAAIAFSGISAATKATPSAKGQSKKLIPVVTGLVEQHELSQSLSLIGKLDAEQSVYISSQVAGKISQIHIQPDQDIQAGQIMVQLDDTKAKAATAEAAAYLADEKRKLKEFRKLIKSNAITQTEIDAQQASVDIAMARLSASEADLNYHSLNAPFSGTAGLVDFSLGKMISVGTELLAFDDLSTMRLDLQVPEHYLAMLSNGMKVEAVSRAWPDKPFIGEIIAIDSRINQDTLNLRVRVRFDNAEYLLKPGMMMSAMLNFPAIAEPVIPVQAIEYSGTKRFVYIVGDDNIAKRTEVTLGARIDNEVLISNGLSIGDNVVVQGLVNMRDGVSVDILETKSTTGQLANDSKLISSEMEKS; this is translated from the coding sequence ATGAAAAAATTGCTTCCCATTCTTATCATTTGTAGCTTGCTCGCTGCCGCTATTGCTTTTAGTGGTATTTCAGCAGCCACTAAAGCGACTCCATCGGCGAAAGGCCAATCAAAAAAGTTAATTCCTGTGGTGACTGGACTGGTTGAACAACATGAACTGTCACAATCATTGTCTTTAATTGGCAAGCTTGATGCTGAGCAATCGGTTTATATCTCTTCGCAGGTTGCCGGAAAAATTAGCCAAATACATATTCAACCAGATCAAGACATTCAGGCTGGCCAAATAATGGTGCAGTTAGATGATACCAAAGCAAAAGCGGCGACTGCTGAAGCTGCAGCTTATCTTGCTGACGAAAAAAGAAAACTTAAAGAATTCCGTAAGCTGATCAAAAGTAATGCAATAACACAAACCGAAATTGATGCACAGCAAGCCAGTGTCGATATCGCAATGGCCAGGCTTTCAGCCTCAGAAGCAGATTTAAACTACCATTCATTGAATGCACCTTTTTCTGGTACCGCCGGTTTAGTTGATTTTAGCCTAGGTAAAATGATTTCGGTTGGCACTGAATTACTGGCTTTTGATGACCTTTCAACCATGAGACTTGATCTACAAGTGCCTGAACATTACTTAGCCATGTTATCTAACGGCATGAAAGTCGAAGCGGTTAGCAGGGCTTGGCCTGATAAGCCGTTTATCGGTGAAATCATTGCCATTGATTCTCGTATCAATCAAGACACACTAAATTTACGCGTAAGAGTAAGATTTGATAATGCTGAGTACTTACTTAAACCGGGCATGATGATGTCAGCTATGCTTAACTTCCCTGCCATCGCAGAGCCTGTAATCCCAGTCCAAGCAATTGAATACTCAGGAACCAAACGATTCGTCTATATCGTTGGCGATGACAATATAGCTAAGCGCACAGAAGTCACTCTTGGCGCTCGAATTGACAATGAAGTCCTTATCTCAAATGGCCTCAGTATCGGAGACAACGTGGTTGTTCAAGGCCTAGTTAACATGCGCGATGGCGTGAGTGTCGATATTTTAGAAACGAAATCAACCACTGGACAGCTAGCAAACGACAGTAAGCTCATCTCATCAGAAATGGAGAAAAGTTAA